A single Prevotella sp. E15-22 DNA region contains:
- the atpA gene encoding F0F1 ATP synthase subunit alpha, whose product MSDKIKPSEVSQVLLEQLNGISDNAQFDEVGTVLQVSDGVARIYGLRNAEANELLEFENGTMAIVMNLEEDNVGCVLLGTTSGIKEGMVVKRTKRIASIRVNDNMLGRVINPLGQAIDGKGEIDLKDSFEMPLDRKAPGVIYRQPVKEPLQTGLKAVDSMIPIGRGQRELIIGDRQTGKTAIAVDTIINQKSFYEAGKPVYCIYVAIGQKASTVAALVQTLKEHGAMPYTIIVAATAADPAAMQYYAPFAGAAIGEYFRDRGLPALVVYDDLSKQAVAYREVSLILRRPSGREAYPGDVFYLHSRLLERAAKMNEQQEVAEQMNDLPECMKGHVRGGGSLTALPIIETQAGDVSAYIPTNVISITDGQIFLESDLFNQGFRPAINVGISVSRVGGSAQIKSMKKVAGTLKIDQAQYRELEAFSKFSSDMDAVTAMTLDRGRKNNQLLIQPQYSPMPVGEQVAILYCGVHGLMRQVPIDKVRQCQDQFLDKLRSAHPEIIETLASGKIDDITTDVIEQVMADIAGTYK is encoded by the coding sequence ATGTCAGATAAAATTAAACCAAGCGAAGTCTCTCAGGTGCTGCTTGAACAGTTGAACGGCATCTCAGACAATGCCCAGTTTGACGAGGTTGGTACCGTTCTTCAGGTCTCTGACGGTGTGGCTCGTATCTATGGCCTGCGTAATGCTGAGGCCAACGAGTTGTTGGAGTTTGAAAACGGCACGATGGCCATCGTGATGAACCTCGAGGAAGACAACGTGGGTTGTGTGCTGCTGGGCACCACGTCAGGCATCAAAGAAGGTATGGTCGTGAAGCGTACTAAGCGCATTGCCTCTATCCGCGTGAACGACAATATGCTGGGCCGCGTCATCAACCCACTGGGTCAGGCCATCGACGGCAAGGGCGAAATCGACCTGAAAGACTCGTTCGAGATGCCCCTGGACCGTAAGGCACCAGGCGTTATCTATCGTCAGCCCGTGAAGGAGCCCCTGCAGACCGGTTTGAAGGCTGTAGACTCAATGATTCCTATCGGTCGTGGCCAGCGTGAGTTGATTATTGGTGACCGTCAGACGGGTAAGACCGCCATTGCCGTGGACACCATCATCAACCAGAAGAGTTTCTACGAGGCAGGCAAACCTGTTTATTGTATCTATGTGGCCATCGGTCAGAAAGCTTCTACCGTCGCGGCTCTTGTGCAAACCCTGAAGGAGCATGGCGCAATGCCATATACCATCATCGTGGCCGCTACTGCTGCCGATCCCGCTGCTATGCAGTACTACGCACCTTTCGCCGGTGCCGCTATCGGTGAGTATTTCCGCGACCGTGGTCTGCCCGCACTGGTGGTCTACGACGACCTGTCAAAGCAGGCTGTGGCCTATCGTGAGGTGTCGCTGATTCTGCGCCGCCCCTCTGGTCGTGAGGCTTATCCTGGCGACGTGTTCTACCTGCACAGCCGTTTGTTAGAACGTGCTGCTAAGATGAACGAACAGCAAGAAGTGGCCGAACAGATGAACGATCTGCCCGAATGTATGAAAGGTCACGTTAGAGGTGGTGGTTCACTTACTGCTCTGCCAATCATCGAGACCCAAGCAGGTGACGTTTCAGCTTATATTCCCACAAATGTAATCTCAATCACCGATGGTCAGATTTTCCTTGAGAGTGATCTTTTCAACCAGGGTTTCCGTCCAGCTATCAACGTTGGCATCTCTGTGTCTCGTGTAGGTGGATCAGCACAGATTAAGTCGATGAAGAAGGTTGCTGGTACGTTGAAGATTGATCAGGCTCAGTATCGCGAGCTCGAGGCCTTCTCTAAGTTCTCTAGCGATATGGATGCCGTGACGGCGATGACCCTCGACCGTGGTCGTAAGAACAACCAGTTGCTCATTCAGCCTCAGTATAGTCCTATGCCCGTAGGTGAGCAGGTTGCCATCCTTTATTGTGGTGTGCACGGCCTGATGCGTCAGGTGCCCATCGACAAGGTGCGCCAGTGTCAGGACCAATTCCTCGATAAGTTGCGCTCAGCTCATCCCGAGATTATTGAGACGTTGGCAAGCGGCAAGATTGACGATATCACCACCGATGTGATTGAACAAGTTATGGCCGATATTGCCGGAACCTATAAATAA
- the atpC gene encoding ATP synthase F1 subunit epsilon, with product MLKLKIVSPERIEFEGEVKSVLVPGTMGQFEILVNHAPIISTLEKGKVIYVLEGGEKKSIDIIGGFVEVQKNVVSVCAELI from the coding sequence ATGCTGAAATTAAAGATAGTATCTCCGGAAAGGATAGAGTTTGAGGGAGAAGTGAAGAGTGTTCTTGTGCCTGGCACTATGGGTCAGTTTGAGATACTCGTAAACCACGCTCCCATTATCTCTACGCTTGAGAAAGGCAAGGTGATTTATGTCCTGGAAGGTGGCGAGAAGAAGAGCATTGACATCATCGGAGGCTTTGTAGAAGTGCAGAAGAACGTTGTAAGTGTTTGTGCAGAGTTGATATAA
- the atpB gene encoding F0F1 ATP synthase subunit A, whose protein sequence is MKNIKSICLFLMVALMPLAGWANEHEEEDAINIPEIVLHHLADAYEWHIVSDVSIPLPIIIRSSETGEWHFCTEHSLPEGFFFNPEAHGKIYERMADGASVRPLDLSLTRNVVQIWIVVAVLLVIFLSCARWYKRHDKTDNAPTGFVGAIELLVMMINDDVIKSSIGEKHYKPYAPYLLTVFFFILVTNLLGLIPIFPGGSNVTGNINITFFLALCTFLAINLFGNREYWKEIFWPDVPLFLKAIPIMPAIELFGVFTKPFALMIRLFANMMAGHAMILAFTCVIFLGWTLGPTLGTSLNIFSAIMLLFMNALELLVAFVQAYVFTMLSAVFIGLAHPEHHKE, encoded by the coding sequence ATGAAAAATATAAAGTCTATATGTCTCTTTTTGATGGTAGCTTTGATGCCATTGGCTGGCTGGGCCAACGAGCATGAAGAAGAGGATGCCATCAACATCCCGGAGATTGTGCTGCATCATTTGGCCGATGCATATGAGTGGCATATTGTTAGTGATGTTAGCATACCGTTGCCTATCATTATCAGAAGTTCCGAGACCGGTGAATGGCATTTCTGTACAGAGCATTCTCTGCCTGAAGGCTTTTTCTTCAATCCAGAGGCTCATGGCAAGATATATGAACGTATGGCTGATGGTGCTTCAGTTCGTCCATTGGATCTGAGTTTAACGCGTAATGTGGTACAGATTTGGATTGTGGTAGCTGTGCTTTTGGTGATATTCCTTAGTTGTGCACGATGGTACAAGAGGCATGATAAGACAGACAATGCGCCAACTGGATTTGTTGGAGCCATCGAGTTGCTGGTGATGATGATTAATGATGATGTCATTAAGTCATCAATTGGTGAGAAGCACTATAAGCCCTACGCCCCTTATCTGCTCACGGTATTTTTCTTTATTCTGGTCACCAATCTATTGGGGTTGATACCTATCTTCCCTGGCGGTTCGAATGTGACTGGCAACATTAATATCACCTTTTTCCTTGCATTGTGTACTTTTCTCGCAATTAACCTATTTGGCAACAGAGAGTATTGGAAAGAAATCTTCTGGCCCGATGTACCTCTCTTTTTGAAGGCAATCCCCATTATGCCAGCTATTGAGTTGTTTGGTGTCTTCACAAAGCCCTTCGCGCTTATGATTCGACTCTTTGCAAACATGATGGCAGGCCACGCGATGATTCTTGCTTTTACGTGTGTCATATTCTTGGGATGGACATTAGGTCCTACACTGGGAACTTCGTTAAACATTTTTAGTGCTATCATGCTGCTGTTCATGAATGCCCTTGAACTGTTGGTAGCCTTTGTACAGGCATACGTATTCACCATGCTGTCGGCAGTGTTTATTGGATTGGCCCATCCTGAGCATCATAAGGAATAG
- the atpE gene encoding ATP synthase F0 subunit C, with product MITSLLLAAEGLAQLGCGLGAGIAVIGAGIGIGKIGGSAVDAIARQPEASGKIFSQMILTAAFVEGCALFAIAACAFLIK from the coding sequence ATGATTACATCATTGTTATTAGCCGCTGAAGGTCTGGCACAGCTGGGCTGCGGTCTGGGAGCTGGTATCGCTGTTATTGGCGCAGGTATTGGTATTGGAAAGATTGGTGGCAGCGCTGTTGATGCTATTGCCCGTCAGCCCGAGGCTTCTGGTAAGATTTTCTCTCAGATGATTCTGACTGCCGCATTTGTTGAGGGATGTGCCCTCTTTGCTATTGCTGCCTGCGCATTCTTGATCAAGTAA
- the atpF gene encoding F0F1 ATP synthase subunit B, whose product MDFTQLPAILTPDLGLLFWMMLAFLVVFGVLAKYGFPAIINMVDERNKYIDDSLRKAHEAQERLANIEQEGESILQEAREKQAQILKEAAETREVIVEQAQAKARQEGARLLEEARVAIEQEKKAAIADIRQQVATLSVEIAEKVLRASLKDDASQMALIDRMLDDVSSKD is encoded by the coding sequence ATGGATTTCACTCAATTACCAGCAATCCTTACGCCCGATCTGGGACTTCTGTTCTGGATGATGCTAGCGTTCTTGGTGGTCTTTGGCGTGCTTGCTAAGTATGGTTTCCCAGCCATTATTAATATGGTGGACGAGCGAAACAAATACATAGACGACAGTCTTCGCAAGGCCCACGAGGCTCAGGAGCGTTTGGCCAATATCGAGCAGGAAGGTGAATCCATCTTGCAGGAGGCTCGTGAAAAGCAGGCACAGATACTGAAGGAAGCTGCCGAGACGCGTGAAGTCATCGTTGAACAAGCTCAGGCGAAGGCCCGTCAAGAAGGTGCCCGCCTGCTTGAGGAAGCCCGTGTGGCCATCGAGCAGGAGAAAAAGGCTGCCATTGCAGACATTCGCCAGCAAGTTGCTACGCTCAGCGTCGAGATTGCCGAAAAGGTGCTCCGTGCCAGCCTTAAGGATGATGCCTCACAGATGGCACTTATAGACCGCATGCTGGATGATGTGTCTTCTAAGGATTAA
- a CDS encoding DNA alkylation repair protein has product MNTNEQVKEIKQSFRQMMDGSIAQSMRDKGVNYHLNWGATLPRLKEKATEIGPNYDLAIALWKENVRECKILATMIMPSNKVLPEVIDIWVEQIDAIEIAEQASYNLFQHLPFAAEKAYQWLAAPDDLTQLCGYHVLSRLFLNKQEPNERGINEFVDQALVALQSSNLSLRKAAMQSVLRFSELGLMYQRLARSAVRTIGMDFL; this is encoded by the coding sequence ATGAATACGAACGAACAAGTTAAAGAAATAAAACAGTCGTTCCGCCAGATGATGGATGGCTCTATTGCTCAGTCCATGCGTGACAAGGGCGTGAACTATCACTTGAATTGGGGGGCTACATTGCCTCGTTTGAAGGAGAAAGCAACGGAAATAGGTCCGAACTACGACTTGGCTATTGCTTTGTGGAAAGAAAACGTCCGTGAATGTAAGATTCTCGCAACAATGATTATGCCTTCTAATAAGGTGCTACCAGAGGTTATTGACATCTGGGTAGAGCAGATTGATGCCATCGAGATAGCCGAGCAAGCATCATACAATCTCTTCCAGCATTTGCCATTTGCAGCAGAGAAAGCTTACCAATGGCTAGCTGCTCCAGACGACCTAACTCAACTATGCGGTTATCATGTCCTCTCGCGATTGTTTCTGAACAAACAAGAGCCCAACGAGCGAGGAATTAATGAGTTTGTCGATCAGGCGCTTGTTGCTCTGCAAAGTTCGAATCTTAGTTTGCGCAAGGCTGCAATGCAGTCGGTCCTTAGATTCTCTGAGTTAGGGCTCATGTATCAGCGTTTGGCGCGCTCGGCAGTTAGAACAATAGGGATGGATTTTTTATAA
- a CDS encoding F0F1 ATP synthase subunit gamma → MPSLKEIKGRIASVNSTRKITSAMKMVASSKLHHAQVAIQNMLPYETLLEHILKSFLAAEAGAQTIYDQERPVKRVALVVFSSNSSLCGGFNANVIRIMLHAVQELSDAIGPENVDIYPVGRKVAEKAQKMGFNVKGDYCELVDKPNVKQCIDLAMELGRRFADGEVDRVELIYHHFKSAGSQILTHKTFLPIDVESELERDHERDLSSTVITKKAQDYLKRNRRKRDVREDEVKPLNDNFIVEPDMTTVLTKLLPKLAHLMIYTALLDSVASEHAARMVAMQTATDNADELLRQLNLQYNKSRQQAITSELLDIVGGSVNN, encoded by the coding sequence ATGCCAAGTTTGAAAGAAATTAAAGGTCGTATTGCCTCTGTCAACTCCACGCGTAAGATCACGAGTGCTATGAAAATGGTTGCTTCGAGTAAGCTACATCATGCACAGGTGGCCATCCAGAATATGCTGCCCTATGAGACCTTATTGGAACACATCCTTAAGTCGTTTCTTGCAGCCGAAGCTGGTGCTCAGACTATCTATGACCAAGAGCGCCCGGTGAAGCGTGTGGCCCTTGTGGTATTCTCTAGCAACTCGTCACTTTGCGGGGGGTTCAATGCCAATGTCATACGTATAATGCTGCATGCTGTCCAAGAACTATCTGACGCCATTGGTCCTGAAAATGTGGATATATATCCCGTAGGTCGTAAAGTGGCAGAGAAGGCTCAGAAGATGGGGTTCAACGTTAAGGGCGACTATTGCGAATTAGTGGACAAACCCAACGTGAAGCAATGTATTGACTTGGCAATGGAACTTGGGCGCAGGTTTGCTGATGGTGAGGTGGATAGGGTAGAGTTAATCTATCACCACTTCAAAAGTGCCGGTTCGCAGATTCTGACCCACAAGACATTTTTGCCTATCGATGTTGAGAGCGAGTTGGAGCGTGACCATGAACGTGATTTGTCGTCGACTGTTATCACCAAGAAGGCTCAAGATTATCTGAAGCGCAACCGTAGGAAGAGGGATGTAAGAGAAGACGAAGTGAAGCCACTGAATGACAACTTCATTGTGGAGCCTGATATGACTACTGTGCTTACCAAGTTGTTGCCTAAGTTGGCCCACCTCATGATTTATACAGCCTTGCTCGACAGCGTTGCCTCGGAGCATGCCGCCCGTATGGTGGCTATGCAGACAGCCACAGACAATGCCGACGAGTTGTTGCGTCAGTTGAACCTGCAGTACAACAAGAGTCGCCAGCAGGCCATTACCAGTGAATTGCTCGATATCGTTGGTGGTTCTGTAAATAACTAA
- the purU gene encoding formyltetrahydrofolate deformylase, with product MKPTAILLLHCPDQQGIISEVTKFITDNKGNIVDLDQYVDHQDGMFFMRVQWELDSFLIPREKIKEYIETLYTQRYQMEFSLYFSDQRPRMAIFVSKMSHCLYDLLARWKAGEFACDIPCIVSNHEDLRYVAEQFGIPYYVWSIKKDHSNKSEVEEAEMKLLKEKGITFIVLARYMQIISDDMIAAYPHHIINIHHSFLPAFIGAKPYHQAWERGVKIIGATSHYVTAELDAGPIIEQDVTRITHKDTPESLVLKGKDLEKIVLSRAVSKHIQRKILTYKNKTIIFS from the coding sequence ATGAAACCAACAGCTATTTTACTCCTGCATTGCCCTGACCAACAGGGTATCATCTCAGAAGTTACTAAATTTATTACCGACAACAAAGGAAACATTGTAGACCTAGACCAATATGTAGATCATCAGGATGGCATGTTTTTTATGCGTGTCCAATGGGAGCTTGATTCTTTTTTAATTCCCCGAGAGAAAATCAAAGAGTATATAGAGACACTCTATACACAGCGCTATCAAATGGAGTTTAGTTTATACTTTAGTGACCAGCGCCCAAGAATGGCAATCTTCGTATCGAAAATGAGCCATTGCTTATACGACTTATTAGCTCGTTGGAAAGCAGGAGAGTTTGCGTGCGATATTCCATGTATTGTCAGCAACCATGAAGATCTTCGCTATGTAGCAGAACAATTTGGAATTCCCTACTACGTATGGTCAATCAAAAAGGACCACAGCAACAAAAGCGAAGTAGAGGAAGCAGAAATGAAATTATTAAAAGAAAAGGGCATAACATTCATCGTACTTGCTCGTTATATGCAAATAATCAGCGACGACATGATTGCAGCATACCCTCACCACATCATCAACATCCATCATTCATTCTTGCCAGCCTTTATTGGTGCGAAGCCATATCATCAGGCATGGGAACGTGGCGTGAAAATTATTGGAGCAACTAGCCACTACGTAACAGCCGAACTTGATGCTGGCCCTATTATTGAACAAGATGTTACCCGTATCACACACAAGGATACTCCTGAAAGCCTGGTACTGAAAGGCAAAGACCTTGAGAAAATAGTATTGTCACGCGCTGTCAGCAAGCATATTCAGCGAAAGATATTGACT
- a CDS encoding dipeptidyl peptidase 3 yields the protein MSCDSFGYKDECFADIQMLRYRLNGFDSLSLVQKKLVFYLSQATLYGRDIIFDQYGKYNLRIRKALEVVFQNQDVNRDCDDFRALETYLKRIWFSNGIYHHYGCDKFKPGFRESYLRQVIHQVDARQLPLDEGQTVDELIDELLPVIFDPELLAKRVNKTDGEDLIQTSACNFYQGVTQREAEDFYARMKNIKDLEPPSYGLNSTLVKENGIVKELPWSAQGHYSNAIKHIVYWLEKASAVAENEAQKEVLDTLIAYYQTGDLHKFNDFSIKWLQCLDTKIDFINGFIEVYGDPLGLKGSWEGLVEYIDEEATHRTQIVCRNAQWFEDHSPVDSRFKKKEVKGVSANVICAAMLGGDEYPSTAIGINLPNADWIRARYGSKSITISNITEAYNKASHGSGFREEFIKDKKILELIEKYADVCDDLHTDLHECLGHGSGQLLPGVDPDALLAYGNTIEEARADLFGLYYMADEKLVELGLLPNNEAYKAHYYTYMLNGLMTQLVRIEPGHQIEEAHMRNRALIARWCLAHANSMNLTHKHGYYELEIGSFEELRNLFAELLAEIQRIKSEGDYKTARELVETYAIKVDSELHAEVLGRYKKLNIAPYKGFINPWLLPVCNERGEITDIQINYSETYEHQMLRYSSEYATLI from the coding sequence ATGAGTTGTGATTCTTTTGGGTATAAGGACGAGTGTTTTGCCGATATCCAGATGTTGCGCTATCGTTTGAATGGTTTCGATAGCTTGTCTCTTGTGCAAAAAAAACTCGTCTTTTATTTATCTCAAGCTACACTATATGGGCGCGATATTATATTTGATCAATATGGGAAATATAATCTTCGAATTCGTAAGGCTTTAGAAGTTGTTTTCCAAAATCAAGATGTAAATCGCGATTGTGATGACTTTCGTGCCTTAGAGACATATCTTAAACGGATTTGGTTTTCTAATGGCATCTATCATCACTATGGATGTGATAAGTTCAAACCTGGTTTTAGAGAATCGTATCTTAGGCAGGTGATTCATCAGGTTGATGCTCGTCAGTTACCTTTAGATGAAGGTCAAACTGTAGATGAGTTGATAGACGAATTGTTGCCAGTCATCTTCGATCCAGAGTTGCTTGCTAAACGTGTTAATAAGACAGATGGCGAAGATCTTATTCAGACTTCTGCATGTAATTTCTATCAGGGAGTAACGCAGCGGGAGGCTGAGGATTTTTATGCCAGAATGAAAAACATAAAAGACTTAGAGCCACCATCCTACGGATTGAATTCTACGTTAGTTAAGGAGAATGGAATCGTTAAAGAACTTCCTTGGTCTGCTCAAGGTCACTATTCCAATGCCATCAAGCATATTGTCTATTGGTTAGAGAAAGCAAGTGCTGTGGCTGAGAATGAAGCACAAAAAGAAGTTCTCGATACTCTGATTGCCTACTATCAGACGGGTGATTTGCACAAATTCAATGATTTCTCTATAAAATGGTTGCAATGTCTTGATACCAAAATTGATTTTATCAATGGTTTTATTGAAGTCTATGGAGATCCCTTGGGATTGAAAGGTTCGTGGGAAGGTCTTGTAGAGTATATCGACGAGGAGGCCACCCATCGTACGCAGATTGTCTGTCGAAATGCTCAGTGGTTTGAGGATCATTCGCCAGTAGATTCTCGATTTAAAAAGAAAGAGGTTAAAGGTGTATCGGCCAATGTTATCTGTGCGGCCATGCTGGGCGGAGATGAATATCCATCAACAGCTATTGGCATTAATCTTCCTAATGCCGATTGGATTCGTGCACGCTATGGTTCCAAGAGTATCACCATTAGCAATATTACTGAAGCATACAACAAAGCTTCGCATGGCAGCGGTTTTCGTGAAGAGTTCATTAAGGATAAAAAGATATTAGAACTTATCGAGAAGTATGCTGACGTTTGTGATGATTTACACACTGACCTTCATGAGTGTTTAGGACATGGTAGCGGTCAGCTATTACCAGGTGTTGATCCGGATGCGTTGCTGGCATATGGTAATACCATTGAAGAGGCAAGGGCTGACTTGTTTGGACTCTACTATATGGCCGACGAGAAACTAGTGGAGTTAGGTTTGCTGCCTAATAACGAGGCATACAAGGCTCATTATTATACCTATATGTTAAATGGGTTGATGACTCAATTGGTGCGTATTGAACCTGGACACCAGATAGAGGAAGCTCACATGCGTAATCGTGCGCTGATAGCAAGATGGTGTTTGGCTCATGCAAACAGCATGAATTTGACGCATAAACATGGCTATTACGAATTGGAAATAGGTAGTTTTGAAGAGTTGAGGAATCTCTTTGCAGAATTGTTGGCAGAGATTCAACGTATCAAAAGCGAAGGAGACTATAAGACTGCCCGTGAATTGGTTGAAACCTATGCAATAAAAGTTGATTCTGAATTACATGCTGAGGTGTTGGGACGTTATAAGAAGTTGAACATAGCGCCATATAAAGGCTTTATTAATCCCTGGCTGTTGCCAGTATGTAATGAACGTGGAGAGATAACAGATATTCAAATAAATTATTCTGAGACCTACGAGCACCAAATGCTTCGTTATAGTTCAGAATATGCCACTTTGATATGA
- a CDS encoding F0F1 ATP synthase subunit delta, with protein MDIGVISVRYARALLKSATEAKVEVQVYADMQLLAKSYVDVPSLRHTIDNPMLAKEKKQMLLETAAGGDQSAALSRSFITLVLKEGRESMIQFMVNSYVTLYRQQKNIILGKLTTATRVSAAMEQKMRKVVEAKTQGTVEFETQVDPEIIGGFVLEYDTYRMDASVKSRLNDILQTLKK; from the coding sequence ATGGACATAGGAGTAATATCGGTTCGTTACGCCCGTGCGCTCTTGAAGAGTGCCACTGAGGCTAAGGTCGAAGTCCAGGTATATGCTGATATGCAACTCTTGGCTAAGAGTTATGTTGATGTGCCTTCCCTTCGCCACACGATAGACAACCCGATGCTTGCCAAGGAAAAAAAGCAGATGCTGCTGGAGACTGCAGCCGGTGGTGATCAGTCGGCAGCACTTTCGAGGTCCTTTATCACACTTGTGTTGAAGGAAGGTCGCGAAAGCATGATTCAGTTCATGGTTAATTCGTACGTTACGCTCTATCGTCAACAAAAGAACATCATCCTGGGTAAACTGACCACAGCCACGCGTGTGTCTGCTGCAATGGAACAGAAAATGCGCAAGGTTGTGGAAGCAAAGACTCAAGGTACTGTGGAGTTTGAGACACAGGTCGACCCTGAAATCATCGGTGGTTTCGTATTGGAGTACGATACTTATCGCATGGATGCTAGTGTTAAGTCACGTCTCAACGACATTCTACAAACACTAAAGAAATAG
- a CDS encoding AraC family transcriptional regulator — translation MAKYNITEKKERDAAYRSLISPTLMDELKEKILNVIVMQKKYKDKDYSAKKLALDLGTNTRYISAVVNVKFHMNYTSFVNKYRIEEAMSILVDKRYQDLRIEEVSDMVGFSNRQSFYASFYRLIGITPREYKIKHTTLLPEKLKKIR, via the coding sequence ATGGCAAAGTATAACATTACAGAAAAAAAAGAAAGGGATGCAGCTTATCGTAGTCTGATCAGCCCAACATTAATGGATGAATTGAAGGAGAAAATTCTCAATGTCATTGTCATGCAAAAGAAATACAAGGATAAGGATTACTCTGCGAAGAAGCTTGCCTTAGACTTGGGAACAAACACACGTTACATTTCTGCAGTTGTAAACGTTAAGTTCCACATGAATTACACATCTTTTGTAAACAAGTACCGTATTGAAGAAGCAATGTCAATCCTTGTTGATAAGCGTTATCAAGACCTTCGAATAGAAGAGGTAAGCGATATGGTTGGTTTCTCTAATCGTCAGTCGTTCTACGCTTCGTTCTATAGGCTTATTGGCATAACCCCAAGAGAGTACAAAATTAAGCATACAACATTGCTGCCTGAGAAGTTAAAGAAAATCAGGTAA
- the atpD gene encoding F0F1 ATP synthase subunit beta: MSQITGRISQIIGPVIDVFFDTKGMDAEKVLPKIHEALRIQRGNGQELIVEVQQHIGEDTVRCVAMDNTDGLQRGLEAIPVGSPILMPAGEQIKGRMLNVIGKPIDGMKDLDMQGAYPIHREAPSFEELSTKKEILSTGIKVIDLLEPYMKGGKIGLFGGAGVGKTVLIMELINNIAKGHNGFSVFAGVGERTREGNDLIREMIESGVIRYGEKFREAMEQGKWDLSLVDSEELKKSQATLVYGQMNEPPGARASVALSGLTVAEEFRDAGGKDGGAADILFFIDNIFRFTQAGSEVSALLGRMPSAVGYQPTLASEMGTMQERITSTKSGSITSVQAVYVPADDLTDPAPATTFTHLDATTVLDRKIAELGIYPAVDPLGSTSRILDPLIVGKEHYECAQRVKEILQRYKELQDIIAILGMDELSDEDKLTVNRARRVQRFLSQPFSVAEQFTGLPGVMVSIEDTIKGFNAILDGEVDDLPEQAFLSVGTIEDAKAKAKKLLEAAKG; the protein is encoded by the coding sequence ATGTCACAGATTACAGGACGCATTTCCCAAATTATTGGTCCGGTTATCGACGTATTCTTCGATACCAAGGGTATGGATGCTGAGAAAGTGCTGCCTAAAATCCATGAAGCTCTTAGAATACAGCGTGGCAATGGCCAGGAACTTATCGTAGAGGTGCAGCAGCACATCGGTGAGGATACGGTTCGTTGCGTGGCTATGGATAATACTGATGGACTTCAGCGTGGATTAGAGGCAATCCCTGTGGGCTCACCAATTTTGATGCCAGCAGGTGAACAAATTAAAGGTCGTATGCTTAATGTGATAGGAAAGCCTATCGACGGCATGAAGGATCTCGATATGCAGGGGGCCTATCCCATTCATCGTGAGGCTCCATCCTTTGAAGAGCTTTCTACCAAGAAGGAAATTCTGTCAACAGGTATTAAAGTTATTGATTTGTTGGAACCCTATATGAAAGGTGGTAAGATTGGCCTGTTTGGCGGCGCTGGAGTCGGTAAAACGGTGCTCATTATGGAGCTCATCAATAACATTGCAAAGGGACATAATGGATTTTCTGTTTTTGCGGGAGTAGGAGAACGCACACGTGAGGGTAATGACCTGATTCGTGAGATGATTGAGAGTGGCGTTATCCGTTATGGAGAAAAGTTCCGTGAGGCAATGGAACAAGGAAAATGGGATTTGAGTCTTGTTGACTCTGAGGAACTCAAGAAGAGTCAAGCAACTCTTGTCTATGGTCAAATGAATGAGCCGCCTGGTGCACGTGCCTCTGTGGCTTTAAGTGGACTAACTGTAGCCGAGGAGTTTCGTGATGCAGGTGGAAAAGACGGCGGTGCTGCTGATATCCTGTTCTTTATTGATAATATTTTCCGTTTTACGCAAGCAGGTTCTGAGGTGTCTGCCTTGTTAGGACGTATGCCTAGCGCCGTTGGTTATCAGCCAACACTGGCATCGGAAATGGGTACTATGCAGGAGCGAATTACCTCAACAAAGTCTGGTTCTATTACCTCTGTGCAGGCTGTTTATGTGCCTGCCGATGACTTGACAGACCCTGCTCCAGCAACGACCTTTACTCATTTGGATGCTACCACTGTACTTGATCGTAAGATTGCCGAGTTGGGTATCTATCCTGCTGTTGATCCTTTGGGTTCTACCTCACGTATCCTCGATCCGCTGATTGTGGGTAAAGAACATTATGAGTGTGCTCAGCGTGTGAAAGAGATACTTCAACGCTACAAGGAACTGCAGGATATTATTGCTATTTTAGGAATGGACGAACTTTCTGACGAAGATAAATTGACTGTGAACCGCGCTCGTCGTGTACAACGTTTCCTCAGTCAACCGTTCTCTGTGGCCGAGCAATTTACTGGTTTACCTGGTGTGATGGTCAGTATCGAAGACACCATCAAGGGCTTTAATGCTATTCTTGATGGTGAAGTGGATGATTTGCCAGAACAGGCATTCCTGAGTGTTGGTACAATTGAAGATGCGAAGGCCAAGGCTAAGAAATTGCTTGAAGCTGCGAAGGGATAA